GAAGTCAAAGTGCTATAGCTACTGGTCCCCTGGCGTCTGGCCGGTACAGTTGACCGTGGCGTGCTTTGCTGGAATGCCGGAAGAATTCGTTGCAGACGGTGCGTTTTTTTTGTGGTTCGGGGTAAGAGGCAGGAAGTGCCGACGTCCGAATAGTGTGTGGCAATTAATCTAAAAAGGAAACGAGTTTTTTATGCTGACAGGAAAACAAAGAAGGTATCTACGGGGTATAGGGCACGGGCTGAAGCCTGTCATCACCGTGGGCAAGGGCGAGATCAGCGAAGCGGTGCTGCGCGAGACGAACGAGGCACTGGAAAGTCACGAACTCATCAAGGTGAAGATACTGGAAAGCTGCATGCTCGACCGCCACGAGGTGGCGGAGTCGCTCTCGAGCGAGTGCAGCGCAGATGTGGCGCAGGTGCTGGGAAGGACGATCCTCCTGTACCGTGCTGCAAAGGAACCGCGGATGGAGCTGCCGAAGTAGGAAATATCGTGGTGCGGGGGCGGGATAGGGATTAGAGAACCCCATCCCCACCCTGTCCCTCCCCTTGAAAGGGAGGGGACGTTGGGGCGGCGAACGCTGCTAAAGTTGCATAAACAGTCGGGACTCTGGATCTTCTTCAATCCTGAACGTCCCCTCCCCCCCGTGCGGAGGAGGGACAGGGTGGGGGGAAGGTGCCACGAGTTCAGGAGATGGCGGCTTCACCCACCCCCTGCCCC
The DNA window shown above is from Geomonas sp. RF6 and carries:
- the yhbY gene encoding ribosome assembly RNA-binding protein YhbY, with translation MLTGKQRRYLRGIGHGLKPVITVGKGEISEAVLRETNEALESHELIKVKILESCMLDRHEVAESLSSECSADVAQVLGRTILLYRAAKEPRMELPK